From Brachionichthys hirsutus isolate HB-005 chromosome 16, CSIRO-AGI_Bhir_v1, whole genome shotgun sequence, a single genomic window includes:
- the LOC137905920 gene encoding major histocompatibility complex class I-related gene protein-like, which translates to MKTSVLVLVLVLGTGVPGAVGETHSLKYFETASSGVSNFPEFVSVGLIDDVQMVHYDSKTKRAEPKQDWMDKVTAEHPEYWTRKKRNNVGKQEVYKFNMETLKKRFNQSEGVHIVQRMYGCEWDDETGEVTGFNQFGYNGEDFIVLDLKTETWIAPSPQAVITKHRWDHDRALMEYDKHYLTQECPEWGRKYLEYGRSSLLRTELPSVFLLQKTPSSPVSCFATGFYPDRAALFWRKDGEELHEEVEHGEILPNHDGTFQMSVDLDLSSAAAEDWRRYDCVFQLFGVKDDLVTRLDKGKIWTNWEEPTNVNAIIIIIITVAVLLVLTAAVGFKLYRQRTGKPRPPSEDSAELTKRLQPEVDMQPEVDMQPEVDMQPEVDMQPEVVIQPEVVIQPEIIIQPEGVGTRTE; encoded by the exons atgaagacctcggttctggttctggttctggttctgggtacaggtgtacctggggcggtgggag agactcactctttgaagtatttcgagacggcgtcttctggagtctcaaacttcccggagtttgtgtccgttggtttgatcgatgacgtccagatggttcactatgacagtaagaccaagagagcagaacccaaacaggactggatggacaaagtcacagcagagcatccagagtactggacccgAAAGAAGAGGAACAATGTGGGGAAACAAGAAGTGTACAAATTCAACATGGAAACTTTaaagaagcgcttcaaccaatcagaag gtgtccacattgtCCAGCGGATGTacggctgtgagtgggacgatgagactggagaggtcactggttttaaTCAGTTcggttataatggagaagacttcatcgtcctggacctgaagacggagacatggatcgctcccagtcctcaggctgtcatcaccaaacacagatgggatcatgatAGAGCTCTGATGGAATACGACAAGCATTACCTCACCCAggagtgtcctgagtgggggaggaagtatctggagtatgggaggagctctctgctgagaacag agctcccctcagtgtttctcctccagaagactccttcctctcccgtcagctgcttcgctacaggtttctacccagacagagccgctctcttctggaggaaggatggggaggagcttcatgaggaggtggagcacggagagatcctccccaaccatgacggaaccttccagatgagtgtggacctggacctttcatcggcggcggctgaagactggaggaggtacgactgtgtgttccagctcttcggtgtgaaggacgacttggtcaccagactggacaaaggaaagatctggaccaactggg aggaacccactaacgtgaacgccatcatcatcatcatcatcactgtagcggttcttctcgtcctcacggctgccgttggattcaagctgtacagacagaggacag gtaaacctcgtccaccttctgaggacagcgctgagctcacgaagagactgcagccagaggtggacatgcagccggaggtggacatgcagccggaggtggacatgcagccggaggtggacatgcagccggaggtcgTCATCCAGCCAGAGGTCGTCATCCAGCCAGAGATCAtcatccagccggagggcgttgggacaaggacagaatga